A stretch of Lathyrus oleraceus cultivar Zhongwan6 chromosome 6, CAAS_Psat_ZW6_1.0, whole genome shotgun sequence DNA encodes these proteins:
- the LOC127092413 gene encoding CRAL-TRIO domain-containing protein YKL091C — protein sequence MAEETDSKLTQFKNSVTNLGSSTQGYGDATLMRFLIARSMDSDKAAKMFVQWRKWRETMVPNGFISDSEVPDELETRKIFLQGLSQDMFPLMIVQACRHFPSKDQNQFKKFIVHLLDKTIASAFKGREVGNEKLIGVLDLQNISYKNVDARGLITGFQFLQSYYPERLAKCYILHMPWFFVSVWRLVSGFLDKATQEKIVIISNEDERKEFINEVGEEILPEEYGGRAKLVAIQDFEVTPLENGRTN from the exons ATGGCCGAAGAAACAGACTCCAAACTCACCCAATTCAAAAACTCTGTCACAAATCTTGGTTCTTCAACACAG GGTTATGGGGACGCTACACTGATGAGGTTTTTGATTGCTCGGTCTATGGATTCTGATAAAGCAGCTAAGATGTTTGTTCAATGGCGTAAATGGAGAGAGACTATGGTTCCTAATGGGTTTATTTCAGATTCTGAAGTTCCCGATGAGTTGGAGACTAGAAAGATCTTTTTGCAGGGTTTGTCTCAAGATATGTTTCCTCTCATGATTGTTCAAGCATGTAGACACTTCCCATCCAAAGATCAGAATCAATTCAAGA AATTTATCGTACATTTACTGGACAAGACCATTGCGAG TGCTTTTAAAGGAAGGGAAGTAGGAAATGAAAAGTTGATCGGAGTTCTTGATCTGCAGAATATTTCTTATAAGAACGTTGACGCGCGTGGTTTAATTACTGGATTTCAATTTTTACAG AGTTACTACCCTGAACGTTTAGCAAAGTGTTATATTTTACACATGCCATGGTTTTTTGTGAGTGTTTGGAGACTAGTTTCTGGCTTCCTAGACAAGGCAACACAAGAAAAG ATTGTGATTATAAGCAATGAAGATGAGAGAAAGGAATTCATAAATGAAGTTGGTGAAGAGATTCTCCCAGAAGAGTATGGTGGAAGAGCAAAGCTTGTAGCCATCCAAGATTTTGAAGTGACACCATTAGAAAATGGAAGAACAAATTGA